The sequence tttcatggtgactttaatttGGATGTGCATCTGTTTGCCCTGGACCTTTAATGGTTTAGTTATTTATTGCGTCAGCTGTGAGTAAAGGATATAATTTTTCAGATATGTAAAAGCTAATTCACGACTTTGGTATATTCAAGTTGGTTGGGTTTTTAATAGAGAAGTATGTAAAGGCCtctagttataaaaaaaaaaaaataagtgaaaTGTCTGAAATGAAACATATGCCACCACTCACACTTTAATCCTAAATGTGGGAGGGATGGACCCACACACATAGAGAGATTTGTCTGCCCAACCATACATGTCTAGTGCCAGGGCTCCCACAGAATTCCTCGATCTGATTTACGGTGTGGCCGCTAACAAGCAGTGAGAGCAGCCGCCATTACAAAGCCATTACTGTCAATTATTGAGATGCAAAGTCCTAAGTGGACGGGAGGTTCTCCGCCCCAGACATCTGGAGAAACACCCCATTCCTCCACTCAAAATGATTTCCCCTTCAATCCCTCATCCTTGATCACACCTCTTTGGAAAGTTCTGATTGTGTCCATAAAGTGAAAAACCTGAAGAAGTCCTCCAGGTGAGACATGCTCAGACAGACTGTCTCTCTTAAGTTCTCCATTGCTTGTCCTAAATCACACGCACACTAAAGCATTATCCACCCCCGATGCACACATTCCCTGTGAAGACCACCCATTGTGAATCATCCTTCCTGCACCTCTCCCATTGTCATGCAGAGACGGTTTGCCCCGTTGATGCGCACAGACAGCAAGGCGACTAGACACCTAGTCTCCTGATGCCCTCAAGGTCTGAAATCCTACCTGTAAGTCAAGTCATTGTTCAGGAGAGCCATCTAGAAGCCCCCTGTTTTCATCACCGGAGGACAATGTGATGTCTTTTAAGTAACGTCACATTTAATAAGAGAGAATTTTGAGCTGTCTTGGAAACATGTTGTTGCCTGTGCAGCGTCAGTTGTTTTTGAATTTATGGGTCGTATGAGCCAGACCTCAAGTTCTTATCTCATGGAATAGAGCTTATTTTGTGTTATCTTTATCTGAGAAGGACAAGTTCTGGCATGAGATGGCATTTTAGCTTCTCATTTCCTTGTCTGCAAAGAAAACCTCATGAAGAATTCatgatgttaatgttaatgatgCTCAAATTCGACTGCATTAAGAATGATGCTTTACATGTAAACAACACTGAAGTGAAAGTCTCATTGAGACATTTAAGATTTCTCAACAGGTTTAAGTTGGTCTTGCAGATTTGCTGCATTGACCAGGAAGCTGCTTAgcttgaaagtgacttctgtgtgagctaAGCTTAATACATTTCTACTGTGCTGAAAAAGCTAGCATTGCTGGTCACCAGCATAAGGCATGTTTTGCATGCTAGGACCTGCATGGGATGCTGGTTGCTGGTTTGCTGGTCACCAGCAGGAGAAGCGGGAGTACCTGTGGACCAGCTACTCCAGCTCAGTTTTGCTTGAGAACAGCATGACTATGCTGGTCCACCAGCTACACCGGCACTCTACCAGCTCTACCCAGAATAAACCAGCTCAGAATTCATGCTGGGtttatgctgtatttttcagcaGGTTATAATATTGACAATTTGTATGTCATGTGCCCAGCACATtctagcaaccgcatagtaaCACTCAAAATATAGTAGAATTGCGTTTATATGTTTACATGGGCAAAGAGGActtattttattcagaaaatgtaaaaatctaggtgtttttttatagttttgGTCATCATATCCACTTTTTTCTATCATAGTAAAGAGCTATTGACCCATATATGACCTCTTCTGACCCTGCTTAGGGAGCTGTACCTGCTGGACTCACGAGTGGTATGGGCGGCAGAAGAGGGATGGCTGGTATTTGACCTCACGGTCACCAGTAACCACTGGGTCATAAACCCTGGTCAGAACTTGGGACTTCAGCTTTCTCTGGAAACCGCACATGGTaggtaacattaaatatcaaGATATCTTTATAACATAACCTGCCAAATTACCGTCCCAAATGGTCATATGGCAGAATAGCacttaaagggatggttcactcaaaaatgaaaattctatcattaattactcaccatcatgttgttccaaacccataagactttcattcatcttcggaacacaaatgaagatttttttgatgaaatctgagagctttctgtccctccattgacagcctagaAATGTAGTAAAGGCTTCATAatagtaatccatgtgactccagtggtttaacctcaattttggGACTGTtcacacctggtcacttcatgtgtTTTCACTGATTAGATAGCTGTCTGATTTATCAAAATTATTCCATTTACActtggccacataaatgtgtctccaCAAAACGGATATAAGTCGGATCTTCAATTCCCACGCTATATGCAGATTTAAAGAAGTTCACGTCACTGAAAGCAACAAATGtgagctgcattttattgatcatcagctaatttcaaaatcaaagacCGCAATAGGATAGAGTGTGGCAACAGCACTGGTGAGGTCATTTagtctcattacttttaatgaagatgataGTGTGTTGAGCATCTGTGACATTTGCATTTGCGGCAGTTTCAGCTTGCTGAAGAGATACTCAGCTGTTCATCTTTGGCCATGCGTGTTGCTGTAGCGCTGTCATATCTGGTTATAACATGTTATTTAGCCTGTAACACACTtgcacacatttattttttagcatttttgggCGAAGTGAAATTTACATATGTCatttcaacaaccagatgcatttatACTTGTTAGGTTTTGACTGGAATGCGTCCcagaccacctcctgaagtggtttAAGCAATCAGATTTATTCTCGAATGATTTCTCGAATGCGTTTCAGGGGCGATTTATACCTGGTCTTTTCATTAAGGGATAGGTATCCGATCGGAGAAAACAAAGTGACCAGATGTAAGCAGGCCCTTAATGAGGCAACATGAGTGCATTGTTTgtacaaaaaacataatttaccactttatttacaaaataatgtaaatgtaaatctcCAACAAAAGTGGTAAATacatggtaatttttttttttttgcgcaaaaCATTGGTGTCGCTTCATAAatttgaggttaaaccactggagtcacatggattactttaatgatgtctttgcTACCTTTCTGGgtcttgaaagtggtagttgcataggctGTCAGTGAagagacagaaagctctcagatttcattaaaaagatcttcatttgcgttccgaagatgaacaaatgcCTTAtgggaacgacatgaaggtgagtaattaatgacgaaattttcatttttgggtgaactaaccctttaaaggtatagttcaggcaaaaataaaaattctgtcatcatttgctcaacgtcatgtaatttcaaacctATATGCTTTTCTTTCATCTGTGAAATTTTggaaaatgttgaaaacatcaGGGGGCTCCAGTGTTGTTCTGGACACCAAAAAACAAACTACTGGAACAACATGATAACTCATAAGCAAAATATTTATCTTAGTCATCATGAAACTCACTGTCGCCCTCTGTAGGTGAAAGAATGAACCCAAGGAGAGCAGGTCTGGTGGGCAGCAGTGGACCTCAGAATAAGCAGCCATTTATGGTAGCGTTTTTGAAAGCATCAGGAATCCACCTCCGAAGTGTACGCTCAGCATCAGGAAACAAACAGAGGGGTCACCACCGTTCTAAAACCCCCAAACCTGGTGTTGCACCCAGCCAGGTGGCTTTAAAGACAGCCGAGGCCACAGGTGACactttttacaataaaaaatgttatctTGTGTTAGTTCATTGTTGTAATTTTCAGCCTtatgcaatttatttttttatatctaCAATGGGACATACCATCAAACTACCTAACCCTAATAAACATACAAATGTGCTACATATAATTATCCATCCTCCTGTTCTCTGCAGACGGTGCCAGTGTAGACCCCAAACAAGGCTGCAAGAAGCATGAACTCTATGTCAGCTTCAGAGATCTGGGATGGCAGGTACCCTGATGACCTTCCCGTTTCAGACTTCTCTTTCATTGTATGCCTTTCTCTCCTCTAAACTTTCTCATCTTTCATGTGTTTCCAGGACTGGATCATTGCTCCAGAGGGTTATGCTGCATACTACTGTGAAGGAGAATGTGTGTTTCCTTTGAACTCTTATATGAACGCTACAAACCATGCTATTGTACAGACACTGGTGAGTCccacaattattttttacatgtattaaaaatgtcatttttttcactcaaaaatgatgtatgtcattaattacccactctcatgtcattccacacccctaagacctttgtccatctttagaacacaaattgaaagcaatgaaattaccacattcactTTGTGtgcaagaacaaaacaaaaataaggacttattcacaatttttcctcttccctgtcagtctgttACGCAGTTTGCGCAGTGCTGCGTTTCCGTGTTTATGTCCGAcacggctcattattggccggctcctgcttcagcatcacacgcatgcctCGTGCAGCCCACGTGAACaggcgtcggccaatactgagccggacGTAGAATCTGGAAGTGCTGCAACGATAATAGCGTAgcagaatgacaggggagagatgaatttgttgaataaagtcgttatttttgtattgtttttgtgcgcaaaaagtattcttgtcgtttcataacatttaaggttgaaacactgtagtcactttgactattttaatgatgattttactacttttctggacaatgaatgtggtaatttccttgctttcaatggaggataaaaaaacctttcggatttcatcagaatatcttaatttgtgtaccgaagatgaacgaaggtctttcaGGTGTGGGGcaacatgagggggagtaattaatgacagaaatttcctttttgggtgaactaaccctttaaaattttgtcatcatttactgatcaacatgtcattccaaattaTCTTTCTTTCATGATGATACACAAATGTTTTGGCTGTTTTTTTCCACACAATGAAAATCAACTgagcaaaacagaacaaaatttAAGTGGTTATTCActctcaaatcaaatcaaattattGAACAACTCAAGTACATAAGGCCCAACTCAAATATGGTGACACGTCAATAACATCAAACCTCACTGGTAGAAAATGTGTGAGTCATGGTATTCtaaagggcttttcacacttgaaatagttaaccctgggctATTCTAAACCCCAGGTAAatggaatcctgggttatcttgctttACGTTTCATAATTTACCCAGGGTTAAtaattaatcctgggtattcatatAATGACATTCACACTGTAAATTCCTAAAACTTGGGTTAACATTCGAATTTGCATATTTGCTGTGTTAGTGTCATTGATTGGACGAACGCAGCACACAACTTGTTTGTATAAGGGCTCTAGCATTGTGGATCCTCATATTATACTGCTGACTTTACTATCAAGTTTTTCCTTGATAGTAAACAGAGCACaatgtactgtactgtattcattgtgttttagggttaacGGAAATGTCTGTAAAATTACTGGATAATGTCTGGGTAATGAGCTGCCAGtactttttctgttattttatggatttattttttaaagtgagCTTTCGAAttatgaaggtaaaaattaCCAGTCTCTTCTTCACACCAGTTAACTAATTTTCATCGCTATTTGACATTTTTCGCTCTCAAACGAAAAAGCAGGGTTTAGATAGACGATTAGTCTGGGTTAAGTGCAAGTGCCCTTAATTAAGCCCTTAATTGTGTGGAAATTTGCAGAGCTCTCTCTGTCGAGTTCTGTATAAGAGATGAAAATTAGTAATAAAAGTTTAATTCAACTAGCAAACATTTATATACCTATGCTCTGCAGTTgttataattttaatgtttcacTTCAAATCATGTATTTCTCTGGTCTTCCTAGGTCCATTTCATAAACCCAGAAACAGTCCCAAAGCCCTGCTGTGCTCCAACTCAGCTGCACGGTATTTCTGTTTTGTACTTCGATGACAGTTCCAATGTAATATTGAAAAAGTACCGCAACATGGTCGTCAGAGCCTGCGGATGCCACTAATCACTACTTCTGCCCTTTGGGATTCATAAAGGATGGAAAAAATATGGGATGCAAATACTGATTATTTTGACAATCAAGTGCCCAGGGAGGAAAGAGACTCATTACTGGAGCAAAACTGGACTTTTCTGTTAGAAGAGAATACACTCAAAGCATACATTTTCATGTAAAACTCAAAACTCCTGGAATTGTATGAGGTTGACCACAGCTGAGTCAAGTGTGTGGCGTTCTGGCTTTCATTTCTATATAGAAAGCCAAGTTTGGAGTATCAAAGAGGACTTGAGcagatacagagagagagaaaaaaaactggCCTCAGAGATTTAACCAGACTGATCAGGGAAGATGCAATTGATTTTAGCACGTTGCTCTATAGAGATTTAATTACAAA comes from Chanodichthys erythropterus isolate Z2021 chromosome 6, ASM2448905v1, whole genome shotgun sequence and encodes:
- the bmp7a gene encoding bone morphogenetic protein 7a isoform X2, which encodes MIPVQLISTLIVACGCSVLADAMQANFTLDNDIQSSFIQRRLKSQERKEMQREILSILGLPHRPRPLLYERHTAAPMYMLDLYNAILEDGDQRSGIVYSYEPAYTTPGPPMMTQQDSRFLSDADMVMSFVNLVDPDEDLHLYHQHRREFRFDLSRIPVGETVTAAEFRIYKDFVHERYENETFRVSVFQVLRQQPKRDLELYLLDSRVVWAAEEGWLVFDLTVTSNHWVINPGQNLGLQLSLETAHGERMNPRRAGLVGSSGPQNKQPFMVAFLKASGIHLRSVRSASGNKQRGHHRSKTPKPGVAPSQVALKTAEATDGASVDPKQGCKKHELYVSFRDLGWQDWIIAPEGYAAYYCEGECVFPLNSYMNATNHAIVQTLVHFINPETVPKPCCAPTQLHGISVLYFDDSSNVILKKYRNMVVRACGCH
- the bmp7a gene encoding bone morphogenetic protein 7a isoform X1 — protein: MIPVQLISTLIVACGCSVLADAMQANFTLDNDIQSSFIQRRLKSQERKEMQREILSILGLPHRPRPLLYERHTAAPMYMLDLYNAILEDGDQRSGIVYSYEPAYTTPGPPMMTQQDSRFLSDADMVMSFVNLVDPDEDLHLYHQHRREFRFDLSRIPVGETVTAAEFRIYKDFVHERYENETFRVSVFQVLRQQPKRELYLLDSRVVWAAEEGWLVFDLTVTSNHWVINPGQNLGLQLSLETAHGERMNPRRAGLVGSSGPQNKQPFMVAFLKASGIHLRSVRSASGNKQRGHHRSKTPKPGVAPSQVALKTAEATDGASVDPKQGCKKHELYVSFRDLGWQDWIIAPEGYAAYYCEGECVFPLNSYMNATNHAIVQTLVHFINPETVPKPCCAPTQLHGISVLYFDDSSNVILKKYRNMVVRACGCH
- the bmp7a gene encoding bone morphogenetic protein 7a isoform X3; protein product: MQREILSILGLPHRPRPLLYERHTAAPMYMLDLYNAILEDGDQRSGIVYSYEPAYTTPGPPMMTQQDSRFLSDADMVMSFVNLVDPDEDLHLYHQHRREFRFDLSRIPVGETVTAAEFRIYKDFVHERYENETFRVSVFQVLRQQPKRDLELYLLDSRVVWAAEEGWLVFDLTVTSNHWVINPGQNLGLQLSLETAHGERMNPRRAGLVGSSGPQNKQPFMVAFLKASGIHLRSVRSASGNKQRGHHRSKTPKPGVAPSQVALKTAEATGDTFYNKKYPKQGCKKHELYVSFRDLGWQDWIIAPEGYAAYYCEGECVFPLNSYMNATNHAIVQTLVHFINPETVPKPCCAPTQLHGISVLYFDDSSNVILKKYRNMVVRACGCH